The Chryseobacterium glaciei DNA window TATACGTAGATGTGTTTGTTATAATGACGCAAATACCGCAACAACAGGAGCAGACAGTAAGGTAGGTTTTTCGCTTTTGCAAAAGGCTACGCCTAACAATGGAAATTGGCCATCAAGCAGAAAATCGGCTCACATGGTTTTAGAATCTAATAATAAAGGATTTGTAATTTCCAGACTAACGACAGCTCAGGTAACTGCTTTGGTTTCTCCACAGGAAGGAATGATGGTGTATGATACTGATGTAAAATGTTTAAAACTATATGATGGAACTGCATGGAGCTGTTTTAATACTCCAACTTGTCCGTAATTAATTTGAATTAAGAAAGTAAGATTAACGATCATTAAAAAATTTCTCCATAAAAATTAAATTAAAAATGAAAGCAATATTATCAACAATATTTATAGGAATAACTATATTTTCAAACGCTCAAATCATCATAGGAGATGCTGTTGGAACATCAACAATAAAAACTTCTGTGTTATTAGATTTTGCTCCGAACCAAAATAAAGGACTTATTTTACCTTATGTAAGAACATTACCAACTTCTCCAACAGAAGGAACATTGGTTCTTGATGCAACCGATGGCACGAAAGCTCGTGTAAAATATTATAACGGAGCGTGGGTAGATTTAAGCGGTCAGGACGCTGCCATCACAAGTACTATGGCAACTCAGGTTACCGTAGCACAATTGGCTGAAACGTCCAGTGAAAAAATAATCATTGGTGCGGCATCTACTACTGCGAATGGGGTTGTAGTTTTAGAGTCTACAACTAAAGCAATGATTTTACCAATTGTACAGGATGTGCAAAATATCCCAAGTCCTTCTCCGGGAATGATGGTTTACGTCAACAAAGCTGGGGCAAAACGTTTGGCTGTTTTTAATGGCACCAAATGGTCTTTTTGGAAACCGTAATTGAACAAGTATTTTACTGATAAAAAATTGGAGCCTTCTTTTTAAGAAGGCTTTTTTTTATATTTGTTGGAAGCTAAAAATTAATATTTTATTTTAGAAGATGAATCTGAAAAATGCTAATTTTCAATCAATTAAGATTATGAATTTTTTTTTATACGTAATGATTATATTAATAATTTTTTCTTGTGGAAAATCAGATTGTAATAGTTATAAGTCTGCATTTTACCCTGATGAATATTATTTAGTTGCTAAAGAAATAAATATTGATGAAACATGGATGAAAATTAAAGGATCAGTTCCTGTAACAAATGAAAAAGAGAAGATTATGGTGCATAATAATTGGATAATAAATTCTGATGATGTTGAGGTAGAAGATACAATTGTAAAGAAAAAAGGAGAATTAGCAATATATATTCATAAAAAAGATACTGTTATTATTTATGATTGGTATTGCAATGGGAAGCCTTATAAGTAAGTTATTTATTAGAAATACTAATTAAAAATTCTTAGAATTCTTAATTTAGGCTCAAATCATTTCAAAATCCTCTGTAAAAAAACAAAATTTAATTTCCTAAATTTACATCCCGCTTACTTAATGGTGGAATTAAAATATTCAAAGAAGTGAAAATTGATAATAAAAGAAAATACTTAAGTTTTCTAAAATTCAAAAGAGATTTTCAAAAATATGGACTTGAAAAAGTAAGAAGTTATGAACTGATTCTTCATTGGTTAAATAACAGGTTAAGCCGTAGTCAGTTTCTTGTTCTTTCGGGTGTTATTGTAGGTTGCAGTGCAGGTTTGGCGGGGGTTATACTGAAAACTCTTGTTCACCATATTCATAATTTTATTACGACTAAAGTTCATTTTGAATATCAGATATTATTCTACGTTGTTTTTCCTTTTTTAGGAATTGTTCTTACGACAAGCATTGTTCTTACGCTTTTTAAAGGTCAGGACAGAAAAGGAATTGGTGCCATTTTATACGAAATTGCTCAGAATTCGAGTATCGTTTCTTCTGTTAAAATGTATTCTCAAATCGTTCAAAGCGCAATTACAGTTGGGCTTGGAGGTTCTGCTGGATTGGAAAGTCCAATAGCAGTTACCGGGGCTGCGATCGGATCAAATTTTGCTCAAACCTATCGACTAAGCTATAAAGAACGTACGTTATTGCTAGCTGCGGGAGCAACAGCAGGTATCGCATCAGCTTTTAACGCGCCGATTGCAGGAATTATGTTTGCTTTTGAAATTTTACTGACAGGAGTTGTCTTCACAGATTTTATTCCTTTGGTTGTTGCAGCGGTTTGCGGAAGTCTTTTATCGAGAATTTTACTTCAGGAAGATATTCTTTTCAGATTTTATACGAGAGAACCTTTTAATTATAAAAATGTTCCTTATTACCTTATTTTAGGGATTGCAACGGGATTGTACGCACGATATTTTGTAATTGTCTCTCAAAAAGTTGAACATTTTATAAAAGGTTTAAATATGTCTCGCCTACGAAAAGCAATGTTTGGTGGGGCGGTTTTGTCATTGCTTTGTGTGCTTTTTCCACCGTTATTTGGGGAAGGTTATGATACGGTGAAGGCTTTTACGAATGGAAATACCCATTCAATTATTGAAAACAGTTTTTTTAGATATTTTGAAATTAAGGAATGGACGGTCATTATATTTTTGGTGTTGGTTTGTCTGTTAAAGGCTTTTGCCACGTCTTTTACCATTTTCAGTGGGGGTAATGGCGGTAATTTTGCGCCTTCACTTTTTGCAGGAGGTACGGTTGGATATTTATTTGCTTTGATTTGCCAGCATCTTGGATTTTCGGATGTCCCGGTAACTAATCTAGTTCTTGTAGGAATGGCAGGTGCGATGAGCGGCGTATTATATGCACCGCTTACGGCAATATTTCTAATCGCGGAATCGAGTTTTGGGTATGATCTTTTTATTCCTTTAATGATTGTTTCCATCATGTCATACCTCATTGCCAAATGGTTTTCTCCAATTTCTCCTGAATTAAAATCATTAGCAGATCAAGGAAAAATTTTCACGAATAAGCATGATAAGAATTTATTGTTTTCATTAAAAACAGAAGATTTTATCGACAGGTTTTCAGAAACGGTGAATGAAAATGCCTCAATAGCAGATTTATTTGAGCTTGTAAAAGATGGAACTAAAAATATTTTCGGAGTTGTTGATGATGCTAAAACATTACGCGGAATCCTTACAATAGATGATGTACGCCCGTTTTTGTTTTCGGATACAGATACTTCGGCAAGTATTATTAAAATTATGAAAGCTCCTCCAGCGATTATTCATCAGGAAGATAAGCCTTTAGAAATTCTTCAGATATTCGATGATACTGGTGTTTGGAATCTTCCGGTTGTAGATCAGAACAATAAATTTGTAGGATTTATTTCAAAATCATCTATATTAATGAGTTACAGGCAGCTTTTGAAAGACTATTCTGATTAATAAAATTAATTTTTTAACGGAAAATTATTAATAGTTTCTTTTTTATTATTACTTTTTTAAACAGGCTCTAAGAAAATAATGAAAAAAGCAGAGATTAATTCTCTGCTTTTTCTTTTTTCAATGTTTTACTCATAATAAGAATAATGCCGAAAAGTAAAGAGGCAATAATCAAGTATCGCCATCCCAGATCTTTTTGTTCGCTTACGTTTCCGCTTACTGAAATAATAAAGCTGGTAAGGGAAGTAATGATATAGACCAATCCACCCATTAATCCGCCTGCTGTTCCTGCATTCTTAGGGAAATACAACATACTTGTCGTGAAAAATGAGGTAAATAAGATTCCCGAACAAATATGGATGAAAAATGCAAAAGGAATCGTAATGTAAAGACTCTGTGCAAAGTAACTTACTGCAATTAAACTAGCAATTAAAACCAATTGTATAATAACAGGCTGTAAAATACGAGAATTAAAACCTAACGAAATTCTCTTTTTTCCAATAAATCCACCAATCATCCATGAAAATCCTAAAATCAAAGTACAATATCCAATGACAACCGGAGTGAAATGAAAAGTATTTTCAATAATAAAAGGCCCCGTAATATTAAACAACATGACAATCGAATAACTTAATCCCAAAATAAAGATACCCAACATGAATATGCGGTTCTTCAGCATCATTTGATAAAGTTTAATGTTTTCTGAAAAACTGACTTTCTTCTTTTCGGGTAAACTTTCACCACTAAAGAATAATTCAAAAATAAATATTGCTCCTGCGTAGAAAGCAAGGAAATAAAAATTCGCATGCCAGTTAAACAATTTTTCAAGATAACCGCCAAGAAACGGTGCCAAAATAGGTCCACAAGACCAGACAATTGTGAAATAACTTAAATAATGTTTCACTTTTTCAGCGTCATAAATATCTACAAAAATAGCGCGGGTCGCAACTACCAGAACAGAAACAGCTGCTCCTTGAAGGATTCGGAGAAGACAGATTAAGAAAATACTATCTGTCATTGTGATCAAAAGACTGCTGATGATCAAAAAGAATAGTGCCACTAATTTAGGTCGGTAACGTCCAATATTATCCAGAATATTTCCTACAAATAACTGACAGATCCCATAACTCAGTAAATAAGATGTTAGTGTAATTTGGATATCCTTTTCCGAAACCTGCATTCCTTTGGCCATCGATGGAAATGAAGGTAAATAAATATCCGTCACGAACCCCGAAAGCGGGATTGATATAAAGGCCATTATCGTAACTAATCTGATACGTTTTTCAGATGCTTCTTTCAACAACATGTTTATTCATTTTTTAACGATACAAAAATAGAGAAAGTATCATTAATATGAATTTTAAAAGACAAAGTAAAAATTACAAAATTCAAAGAATTAAACCATACTCTTAAATTTAAGTGGAGAAGTATTAGCGTGCTTTTTAAAAAAATTATTAAAATGAGAAGGCTCATCGAATCCTAATGTGTAGCCGATTTCCGAAATATCCCAATTGGTATATTTTAATAGATTTTTAGATTCCTCAAACATTCTTTCTTTGATGATTTGAGTGGTTGTAAGATTGGCGACTGATTTTACAGAAGAATTTAAATGATTCACATGCACGTTAAGATGCTCCGCAAAGTCAGAAGCTGTTTTTAATGATAGCGGATAAGCCGGAGAATCCAAAGGAAACTGTTTGTTGAGAAGCTCATCAAACAATCGGTATAATCTAATGTTAGCGGGAAGCTCATTGGGGTCAATATCTTCCACACGGTTTTCTAAGGCAAGGTGTAAAACGGATGCCAAGTGGTTTTTAATACTGTTGCATCGAAACGTGTAGGAAGAGTTGTTCAACTTATACATTTGCTCAAAATAGACGGTAACCAGCTGGGTTTGTTCTTCGGTTAAAAAAACAAGCGGCATGCTCCATTCTTTAAAGAGAGAGGTTTTTTTGAATAATTTAAATTCTGAATTTCCATTAAAAAACTCCTGATTAAAGAGACAAAAATAGCCTTCTTGAAGGTCTCCATCACATTCCCACGAATAAGGAATATTGGGAGACGGGAAAAATAGAGCAGGGCGATCAATGTATAATTGTTGCTGTCCATATTGAAAAGTTCCTTTACCGATAATAAAGCTGATCTTATAGTAATCCCGACGATTATAAGGACTTTTGAAACTGCAATACTTTCGCATAGAAATATTGAAATGAGATTTTCCTGTTTCAAAATCATCAGTATCAAACATTTTATTTTTGTTTTCTCTGATCCGTTTGTAGTAATCTGCTATAGTTTCTAATTGATCGCTCATGATACAAAATTATAAAAATCAAATATACTAAATGTGTTTTTATTTTTAAATTATTTTCAATGAAATCAATTTTTAATTTGATAATATATAAAAGTTAGCTGGGTTTTTTAACCACAAAAGGCACAAAAGTTTTTATTTAATCACTTTAGAGCACTTAAGTTTTAAAAGTTGAAAATCGTAAAGCTCACATGAGAAAAAAATCAAAGATTTTCAAAAAACTTAAGTGTACTTTTTAACGATATAACTTTTAACTTAAAATAACTTAAGTGTTTAAACTTTTGTCTCTTTTGTGGTTAAATTATTCCAAGATTTCCAGAAGATCACTTTTACTTAAACCTTGTAACTTTGATTCACTGGTTTTTATTAAGCCTTGGGCAAGTTTGCTTTTTTTCTTTTGAAGATTTAAGATTTTCTCTTCAATGGTATTAGAGCAGATCAGTCGAACGGCAATCACATTTTTGGTTTGTCCGATTCTGTAACTTCTGTCGATCGCCTGATTTTCCGAAGCGGGATTCCACCAAGGATCTACGAGATAAACATAATCTGCTTTGGTAAGATTAAGCCCTACACCGCCGGCTTTTAAACTGATTAAAAACACACGGATATTTTCATCGGTCTGAAAATTATTGACCTTAGTTCCACGATCTTTAGTTTGACCTGTCAGATATTCAAAGGGGATATTTTTCTTTTCTAATTCAGTTTTAATCAAATCAAGCATTCCTACAAATTGTGAAAAGACAAGGATTTTATGCTCCTTCGATTTATTTTCAATCTGTTCGGTCAGGATCTCTATTTTCACGGCATTATCCCCTGAATGACCTTCTTTCAACAAAGCAGGAGAATTACAAATTTGTCGAAGTTTTGTTAATCCTGTCAAAACATGCATGCTATTTTTAAGCGTTTCATCGTCTGTGGATGCAGAAATGAATTCACGAAGTTCACGTTCATAAGTGTCGTAGACTTTGCGTTGTTCTGAATTCATTTCACAGTAAATGACCATTTCTGTTTTCTCAGGAAGTTCTTTGGCGACTTGCTTTTTGGTTCTCCTGAGGATAAAAGGGTTTATCTTCTGCTGAAGTTCTGTTCCTCGTTTGGTATATTCAAATTTATCGATCGGAATGGCGTATGTATCTTTAAAATACTGTTTACTTCCCAATAATCCCGGGCAAGCAAAGGAAAGTTGTCCGTACAGATCAAAAGTATTGTTTTCAATAGGAGTTCCGGTCAATACGATCTTATTTCGCGACTGTAAAAGACGGGAAGCTTTATATTTTTCAGAATTTGGATTTTTAATAGCCTGCGATTCATCAAGGAAAATATAATTAAAATGAAAGGTTTTAAGAAAACGAATGTCCGAAAGCAGCATTCCGTAGCTTATCAAAACAACTTCATATTGATGCATCAACTCGGTTGTTTTCTTCCGGTCTGCTCCGTAATGAAGCAATACTTTGATGGAAGGCGCAAATTTTTCAATTTCTTCCTGCCAATTGAACAGCAAAGAAGTGGGGACAACAATCAGATTGGTCGTCGGTCCATATTTTTCCCTTTGATGCAAGATGAAAGCGATGATTTGTATGGTTTTACCTAATCCCATATCGTCAGCAAGGCAACCTCCAAAATTAAAGGTGTCAAGAAAACCTAGCCAATTTAATCCGTCTCGTTGATAATCTCTCAACTCTGCTTTTAATTCAACAGGAACTGAAATTTCAGGAATATTTTTGGTTGTTGAAAAGCGTTTTGAATACGTCGTAATTTCTGCATGTACCTCATCACTAAGAATTTCTTTTTCAAAGAGATTTGATATTTCTGTAAAATTAATTTTAGGGATCTTCAATAATTCTTCATCAATATCTCCCACCTGAAAATATCGGGTGATTTTATTGATCCATTCATCAGGT harbors:
- a CDS encoding chloride channel protein gives rise to the protein MKIDNKRKYLSFLKFKRDFQKYGLEKVRSYELILHWLNNRLSRSQFLVLSGVIVGCSAGLAGVILKTLVHHIHNFITTKVHFEYQILFYVVFPFLGIVLTTSIVLTLFKGQDRKGIGAILYEIAQNSSIVSSVKMYSQIVQSAITVGLGGSAGLESPIAVTGAAIGSNFAQTYRLSYKERTLLLAAGATAGIASAFNAPIAGIMFAFEILLTGVVFTDFIPLVVAAVCGSLLSRILLQEDILFRFYTREPFNYKNVPYYLILGIATGLYARYFVIVSQKVEHFIKGLNMSRLRKAMFGGAVLSLLCVLFPPLFGEGYDTVKAFTNGNTHSIIENSFFRYFEIKEWTVIIFLVLVCLLKAFATSFTIFSGGNGGNFAPSLFAGGTVGYLFALICQHLGFSDVPVTNLVLVGMAGAMSGVLYAPLTAIFLIAESSFGYDLFIPLMIVSIMSYLIAKWFSPISPELKSLADQGKIFTNKHDKNLLFSLKTEDFIDRFSETVNENASIADLFELVKDGTKNIFGVVDDAKTLRGILTIDDVRPFLFSDTDTSASIIKIMKAPPAIIHQEDKPLEILQIFDDTGVWNLPVVDQNNKFVGFISKSSILMSYRQLLKDYSD
- a CDS encoding MFS transporter, whose translation is MLKEASEKRIRLVTIMAFISIPLSGFVTDIYLPSFPSMAKGMQVSEKDIQITLTSYLLSYGICQLFVGNILDNIGRYRPKLVALFFLIISSLLITMTDSIFLICLLRILQGAAVSVLVVATRAIFVDIYDAEKVKHYLSYFTIVWSCGPILAPFLGGYLEKLFNWHANFYFLAFYAGAIFIFELFFSGESLPEKKKVSFSENIKLYQMMLKNRIFMLGIFILGLSYSIVMLFNITGPFIIENTFHFTPVVIGYCTLILGFSWMIGGFIGKKRISLGFNSRILQPVIIQLVLIASLIAVSYFAQSLYITIPFAFFIHICSGILFTSFFTTSMLYFPKNAGTAGGLMGGLVYIITSLTSFIISVSGNVSEQKDLGWRYLIIASLLFGIILIMSKTLKKEKAEN
- a CDS encoding helix-turn-helix domain-containing protein, which gives rise to MSDQLETIADYYKRIRENKNKMFDTDDFETGKSHFNISMRKYCSFKSPYNRRDYYKISFIIGKGTFQYGQQQLYIDRPALFFPSPNIPYSWECDGDLQEGYFCLFNQEFFNGNSEFKLFKKTSLFKEWSMPLVFLTEEQTQLVTVYFEQMYKLNNSSYTFRCNSIKNHLASVLHLALENRVEDIDPNELPANIRLYRLFDELLNKQFPLDSPAYPLSLKTASDFAEHLNVHVNHLNSSVKSVANLTTTQIIKERMFEESKNLLKYTNWDISEIGYTLGFDEPSHFNNFFKKHANTSPLKFKSMV